Proteins encoded by one window of Xanthomonas sp. DAR 80977:
- a CDS encoding VOC family protein: MSRADQQHRIDYLEFAVASIAAAKDFYGRAFDWTFQDYGPDYCEFRDGRLTGGFFHGTAQPGGALVVLYSNDLADTQARIEAAGGRIVRPVFAFPGGRRFHFADLDGYELAVWSEG; this comes from the coding sequence ATGAGCCGCGCCGACCAGCAGCACCGCATCGACTACCTGGAATTCGCCGTCGCCTCGATCGCCGCGGCCAAGGACTTCTACGGCCGGGCCTTCGACTGGACCTTCCAGGACTACGGCCCGGACTACTGCGAATTCCGCGACGGCCGCCTGACCGGCGGCTTCTTCCACGGCACCGCCCAGCCCGGCGGCGCGCTGGTGGTGCTGTACTCCAACGACCTGGCCGACACCCAGGCGCGCATCGAGGCCGCCGGCGGCCGCATCGTCCGCCCGGTCTTCGCATTCCCCGGCGGCCGCCGCTTCCATTTCGCCGACCTCGACGGTTATGAGCTGGCGGTGTGGTCGGAGGGGTGA
- a CDS encoding TetR/AcrR family transcriptional regulator translates to MSSSSAPAPAPVRLTERKRQAILEAAIAEFRSQGFEATSMDRVAASAGVSKRTVYNHFPSKDALFAEILRRLWQRSAELLGVPYRPDRPLREQLLQLLQQKLRLLDDPAFIDLSRVAIAEGIHSPARARELIAQLGSKEEGTIVWIRAAVDDGRLQPLDPAFAAQQLEALVKGFAFWPQIAMGQPALSAAQQAQVAESAVEMFLRHYARDRT, encoded by the coding sequence ATGTCCAGTTCATCCGCCCCCGCGCCGGCCCCGGTGCGCCTGACCGAGCGCAAGCGCCAGGCGATCCTGGAGGCGGCGATCGCCGAGTTCCGCAGCCAGGGCTTCGAGGCCACCAGCATGGACCGCGTCGCCGCCAGCGCCGGCGTGTCCAAGCGCACCGTCTACAACCACTTCCCGAGCAAGGACGCGCTGTTCGCCGAGATCCTGCGCCGGCTGTGGCAGCGCAGCGCGGAGCTGCTCGGCGTGCCGTACCGCCCCGACCGGCCGCTGCGCGAGCAGCTGTTGCAGCTGCTGCAGCAGAAGCTGCGGCTGCTCGACGACCCGGCCTTCATCGACCTGTCGCGCGTGGCCATCGCCGAAGGCATCCACTCGCCCGCGCGCGCCCGCGAACTGATCGCGCAACTGGGCAGCAAGGAAGAGGGCACCATCGTCTGGATCCGCGCGGCCGTGGACGACGGCCGCCTGCAGCCGCTGGATCCGGCGTTCGCCGCGCAGCAACTGGAAGCGCTGGTCAAGGGCTTCGCGTTCTGGCCGCAGATCGCCATGGGCCAGCCGGCGCTGAGCGCCGCGCAGCAGGCGCAGGTGGCGGAATCGGCGGTGGAGATGTTCTTGCGGCATTACGCGCGCGATCGGACCTAG
- a CDS encoding DUF4365 domain-containing protein, with protein sequence MPAPLRPSREDAAKKARRIVSFAHNQTFNSASAMKYTESQIIGDLGEIAVSRAFIKYFRWPCRRQSVDLGIDAEIEITDGELNSTGKVVKVQVKATMKPFEDGINVINLESLHIDYWKSFSVPVLLCAVSLATDEILWRVIESDGDYSTGKGAKVEFDRVKDALSPNSRNAIERIAVEGSDLVMQILGMVERSIGPMLGNAGSPSVSIENSAQVEQHELNRRILDVAYQLVRLTPNRPHGAAEARLQHLERSWNAIDLEMDRENKERFY encoded by the coding sequence TTGCCGGCGCCGTTGCGGCCCAGTAGAGAAGATGCAGCCAAAAAAGCGAGGCGGATCGTCTCCTTCGCGCACAATCAAACTTTCAACAGCGCCAGTGCCATGAAATACACGGAGTCGCAAATCATCGGAGATCTCGGCGAGATAGCCGTCTCCAGGGCATTCATCAAGTACTTCCGATGGCCGTGCCGGCGTCAATCCGTCGATCTCGGAATCGATGCCGAAATCGAGATCACCGACGGCGAACTCAATTCTACCGGCAAGGTGGTCAAGGTTCAGGTCAAGGCCACGATGAAACCTTTTGAGGATGGGATAAATGTCATTAATCTTGAAAGTCTGCATATAGACTATTGGAAGAGCTTCTCCGTGCCCGTTCTGCTATGCGCGGTGAGTTTGGCGACGGATGAGATTCTCTGGAGGGTGATCGAGTCGGATGGGGACTACTCCACGGGGAAGGGCGCCAAGGTCGAGTTCGATCGGGTCAAAGATGCGCTGTCGCCAAATTCTCGCAATGCGATCGAGAGGATTGCAGTCGAAGGATCCGATCTGGTCATGCAGATACTGGGAATGGTCGAGCGTTCGATCGGTCCGATGCTCGGCAATGCGGGAAGCCCTTCGGTATCGATAGAGAACAGCGCGCAAGTCGAGCAGCACGAACTGAATCGCAGGATCCTGGATGTCGCGTATCAGCTTGTGCGTCTAACTCCGAACCGTCCTCACGGGGCGGCCGAAGCGCGGTTGCAACACCTGGAGCGATCTTGGAACGCGATTGATTTGGAGATGGACAGAGAGAACAAGGAACGGTTCTACTGA
- the aceA gene encoding isocitrate lyase, producing MSTTLQTAEQIQHDWDTNPRWAGIARNYTAADVVRLRGTVHVEHSLARLGAEKLWKYLHEKDFVNALGALTGNQAMQQVKAGLNAIYLSGWQVAADANLAGQMYPDQSLYPADSVPAVVKRINNTLLRADQLHHAEGKDEIDFLQPIVADAEAGFGGVLNAFELMKAMIEAGAAGVHFEDQLASVKKCGHMGGKVLVPTREAVEKLNAARLAADVLGVPTLLVARTDAEAADLVTSDIDANDRPFTTGERTVEGFFKTNKGLDQAISRGLAYAPYADLVWCETGKPDLEFARQFAEAIHAKFPGKLLAYNCSPSFNWKKNLDDATIARFQKEIARYGYKFQFITLAGFHALNYSMFNLAHGYARRQMSAFVELQEAEFAAAERGFTAVKHQREVGTGYFDAVTQAIQQGQSSTTALKGSTEEEQFHGEKAA from the coding sequence ATGAGCACCACGCTGCAGACCGCCGAACAGATCCAGCACGACTGGGACACCAATCCGCGCTGGGCCGGGATCGCCCGCAACTACACCGCCGCCGACGTGGTGCGCCTGCGCGGCACCGTGCACGTGGAGCATTCGCTGGCCCGGCTCGGTGCCGAGAAGCTGTGGAAGTACCTGCACGAAAAGGACTTCGTCAACGCGCTGGGCGCGCTGACCGGCAACCAGGCGATGCAGCAGGTCAAGGCCGGGCTCAATGCGATCTACCTGTCCGGCTGGCAGGTCGCCGCCGACGCCAACCTGGCCGGGCAGATGTACCCGGACCAGTCGCTGTACCCGGCCGACTCGGTGCCGGCGGTGGTCAAGCGCATCAACAACACGCTGCTGCGCGCCGACCAGCTGCACCACGCCGAGGGCAAGGACGAGATCGACTTCCTGCAGCCGATCGTGGCCGATGCCGAGGCCGGGTTCGGCGGCGTGCTCAATGCGTTCGAACTGATGAAGGCGATGATCGAGGCCGGCGCGGCCGGCGTGCACTTCGAGGACCAGCTGGCCTCGGTGAAGAAGTGCGGGCACATGGGCGGCAAGGTGCTGGTGCCGACCCGCGAGGCGGTCGAGAAGCTCAACGCCGCGCGCCTGGCCGCCGACGTGCTGGGCGTGCCGACGCTGCTGGTCGCGCGCACCGACGCCGAGGCCGCCGACCTGGTGACCAGCGACATCGACGCCAACGACCGCCCGTTCACCACCGGCGAGCGCACCGTCGAGGGCTTCTTCAAGACCAACAAGGGCCTGGACCAGGCAATCAGCCGCGGCCTGGCCTACGCCCCGTATGCCGACCTGGTGTGGTGCGAGACCGGCAAGCCGGACCTGGAGTTCGCGCGCCAGTTCGCCGAAGCGATCCACGCCAAGTTCCCGGGCAAGCTGCTGGCCTACAACTGCTCGCCGAGCTTCAACTGGAAGAAGAACCTGGACGACGCGACCATCGCCAGGTTCCAGAAGGAGATCGCGCGCTACGGCTACAAGTTCCAGTTCATCACCCTGGCCGGTTTCCATGCGCTGAACTACTCGATGTTCAACCTGGCGCACGGCTACGCGCGCCGGCAGATGAGCGCCTTCGTCGAGTTGCAGGAAGCCGAGTTCGCCGCCGCCGAGCGCGGCTTCACCGCGGTCAAGCACCAGCGCGAGGTCGGCACCGGCTACTTCGACGCGGTGACCCAGGCGATCCAGCAGGGCCAGTCCTCCACCACCGCACTGAAGGGCTCGACGGAGGAAGAGCAGTTCCACGGCGAAAAGGCCGCCTGA
- a CDS encoding helix-turn-helix domain-containing protein, translated as MSALPTSSRYAELDAPPALRDRLRCSWRFRQGDADPQPTQVLPDGCVDLIWDGRRLFVAGPDRRASSAALAPGSVLSGVRLAAGAGERLLGVPLHAIADQRVALDALWGGRGRDWQTRLEDGAAPLPLLQALCASRPLEADLPMAWVFAQLAEDGAPRMAELTRNLGISERSLRRRCQDAFGYGAKTLERILRLQRFLRIVSGHATLTAAALEAGYGDAPHLVRDSRQLTGLSPRELVRRHAR; from the coding sequence ATGAGCGCCTTGCCCACATCCTCCCGCTACGCCGAACTCGACGCACCGCCGGCCTTGCGCGATCGCCTGCGCTGCAGCTGGCGCTTCCGCCAGGGCGATGCCGATCCGCAGCCGACGCAGGTGCTGCCCGATGGCTGCGTGGACCTGATCTGGGACGGACGCAGGTTGTTCGTGGCCGGGCCGGACCGCCGCGCCAGCAGCGCGGCACTGGCCCCGGGCAGCGTGCTGAGCGGCGTGCGCCTGGCCGCCGGTGCCGGCGAGCGCCTGCTCGGCGTGCCGCTGCATGCCATCGCCGACCAGCGCGTCGCACTGGACGCCTTGTGGGGCGGCCGCGGCCGCGACTGGCAGACCCGGCTCGAGGACGGCGCCGCACCGCTGCCGCTGCTGCAGGCGCTGTGCGCCAGCCGCCCGCTCGAGGCGGACCTGCCGATGGCGTGGGTGTTCGCACAGCTGGCCGAGGACGGCGCACCGCGCATGGCCGAACTGACCCGCAACCTGGGCATCAGCGAACGCTCGCTGCGGCGCCGCTGCCAGGACGCGTTCGGCTACGGCGCCAAGACCCTGGAGCGCATCCTGCGCCTGCAGCGCTTCCTGCGCATCGTCTCCGGCCACGCCACGCTGACCGCGGCGGCGCTGGAGGCCGGCTACGGCGACGCCCCGCATCTGGTTCGCGACAGCCGCCAGCTGACCGGCCTCAGCCCGCGCGAGCTGGTGCGCCGGCACGCGCGCTGA
- the aceB gene encoding malate synthase A: protein MSAAAFAASSPPAERSTPGITLTASLAGQDALLPPAALALLVSLHRAIEPERQARLAARRERQAWFDGGGLPDFRPDTQAIRAGDWRVAPLPAALQDRRVEITGPTDPKMVINALNSGAKVYMADFEDSTAPTWRNLVAGQRALAEAVAGTLSFTAPAARDGSPGKRYALKPYDEQAVLIVRPRGWHLDEKHVLVDGQPLAGGLFDAALFAFHNGRALLAKDRGPYLYLPKLQSMEEAALWEAALSHIEAMLGLPQGQIKVTVLIETLPAVFEMDEILHALRERIVGLNCGRWDYIFSYLKTFRRHPDRVLPERGQVTMTQSFLKAYSELLIRTCHRRGAHAMGGMAAQIPIGHDEAANEQAMARVRADKLREVSAGHDGTWVAHPALIPIARAIFDEHMRAPNQHTVLREDVQADRDTLIAPSAGSITRAGFEGNIEVCVRYLAAWLDGNGCVPIHHLMEDAATAEISRSQLWQWLHVGGLHLDDGTAIDFALFDACMRQLPARLGERALLPGGNRLDDAIALLDTLTRSDELAEFLTLPAYQMIE, encoded by the coding sequence ATGTCCGCCGCCGCCTTCGCCGCTTCATCCCCGCCCGCCGAACGCTCCACCCCCGGCATCACCCTGACCGCCTCGCTGGCCGGCCAGGACGCCCTGCTGCCGCCGGCGGCGCTGGCCCTGCTGGTGTCGCTGCATCGGGCGATCGAACCCGAGCGGCAGGCGCGGCTGGCGGCGCGGCGCGAACGCCAGGCCTGGTTCGACGGCGGCGGCCTGCCGGACTTCCGCCCCGACACCCAGGCGATCCGCGCCGGCGACTGGCGCGTGGCGCCGCTGCCGGCCGCGCTGCAGGACCGCCGCGTCGAGATCACCGGCCCGACCGATCCGAAGATGGTCATCAACGCGCTGAACTCCGGCGCCAAGGTGTACATGGCCGACTTCGAGGACTCGACCGCGCCGACCTGGCGCAACCTGGTCGCCGGCCAGCGCGCGCTGGCCGAGGCGGTGGCCGGCACCCTGAGCTTCACCGCGCCGGCGGCGCGCGACGGCAGCCCGGGCAAGCGCTACGCGCTCAAGCCCTACGACGAGCAGGCGGTGCTGATCGTGCGCCCGCGCGGCTGGCACCTGGACGAGAAGCACGTGCTGGTCGATGGCCAGCCGCTGGCCGGCGGCCTGTTCGACGCGGCGCTGTTCGCCTTCCACAACGGCCGCGCGCTGCTGGCCAAGGACCGCGGCCCGTACCTGTACCTGCCCAAGCTGCAGTCGATGGAGGAGGCCGCGCTGTGGGAGGCCGCGCTGTCGCACATCGAGGCGATGCTGGGCCTGCCGCAGGGCCAGATCAAGGTCACCGTGCTGATCGAGACGCTGCCGGCGGTGTTCGAGATGGACGAGATCCTGCATGCGCTGCGCGAGCGCATCGTCGGCCTGAACTGCGGCCGCTGGGACTACATCTTTTCCTACCTGAAGACCTTCCGCCGCCACCCCGACCGGGTGCTGCCCGAGCGCGGCCAGGTGACCATGACCCAGTCGTTCCTGAAGGCGTATTCGGAACTGCTGATCCGCACCTGCCACCGCCGCGGCGCGCATGCGATGGGCGGCATGGCCGCGCAGATCCCGATCGGCCACGACGAGGCGGCCAACGAGCAGGCGATGGCGCGGGTGCGCGCGGACAAGCTGCGCGAGGTCAGCGCCGGGCACGACGGCACCTGGGTCGCGCACCCGGCGCTGATCCCGATCGCCCGCGCCATCTTCGACGAGCACATGCGCGCGCCGAACCAGCACACGGTGCTGCGCGAGGACGTGCAGGCCGACCGCGACACGCTGATCGCGCCGTCCGCCGGCAGCATCACCCGCGCCGGCTTCGAGGGCAACATCGAAGTGTGCGTGCGCTACCTGGCGGCGTGGCTGGACGGCAACGGCTGCGTGCCGATCCACCACCTGATGGAAGACGCGGCCACCGCCGAGATCAGCCGCAGCCAGCTGTGGCAGTGGCTGCACGTGGGCGGCCTGCACCTGGACGACGGCACCGCGATCGACTTCGCGCTGTTCGACGCCTGCATGCGCCAGTTGCCGGCGCGCCTGGGCGAGCGCGCGCTGCTGCCCGGCGGCAACCGCCTGGACGACGCCATCGCGCTGCTGGACACGCTGACCCGCAGCGACGAGCTGGCCGAGTTCCTGACCCTGCCGGCCTACCAGATGATCGAGTGA
- a CDS encoding sensor domain-containing diguanylate cyclase codes for MSCDSTASNARETISTVGVVAPKPNELAVLTAAELRLFSEFGRSRPVRAGDVLFRRGDGGSAMFVISSGVIDLDFGEDLVVKHLGHGEFFGELGLLIGSHMRSADAIAASDGVLVELDHDDFQRLVERDPGLVAYFLRRTIMRVVMNEQTLIRQLRRRNHDLEAALDNLYATTHQLSQTEELVRTDELTGLHNRRGLILRLQECRRDGRSPGPGLLLIDCDRFKHINDEHGHLVGDRVLQNVANILRSVAGRDDIACRLGGDEFCLLVSAGNVEDLRRIGEFVIATVQNLLGVPHPSPHICPVSIGISRVDPQSDWNDWYANADAALYEAKRLGGNRLYWHDLASAPY; via the coding sequence ATGAGCTGCGACAGCACCGCGTCCAACGCACGCGAGACAATTTCGACGGTTGGTGTGGTCGCCCCCAAGCCCAATGAGCTGGCGGTGCTGACTGCGGCGGAGCTGCGCCTGTTCTCCGAGTTCGGCCGTTCGCGCCCGGTGCGTGCCGGCGACGTGCTGTTCCGGCGCGGCGACGGCGGCAGCGCCATGTTCGTGATCAGCAGCGGCGTGATCGACCTGGATTTCGGCGAGGACCTGGTCGTCAAGCATCTCGGACACGGCGAATTCTTCGGCGAACTCGGCCTGTTGATCGGCAGCCACATGCGCAGCGCCGACGCGATCGCCGCCAGCGACGGCGTGCTGGTCGAACTGGACCACGACGATTTCCAGCGCCTGGTGGAGCGCGACCCGGGCCTGGTCGCCTATTTCCTGCGCCGTACCATCATGCGCGTGGTGATGAACGAGCAGACCCTGATCCGCCAGCTGCGCCGCCGCAACCACGACCTGGAAGCGGCGCTGGACAACCTCTACGCCACCACCCACCAGCTCAGCCAGACCGAAGAGCTGGTGCGCACCGACGAACTGACCGGCCTGCACAACCGCCGCGGCCTGATCCTGCGCCTGCAGGAATGCCGCCGCGACGGCCGTTCGCCGGGGCCGGGCCTGCTGCTGATCGACTGCGACCGCTTCAAGCACATCAACGACGAGCACGGCCACCTGGTCGGCGACCGCGTGCTGCAGAACGTGGCCAACATCCTGCGTTCGGTCGCCGGCCGCGACGACATCGCCTGCCGCCTCGGCGGCGACGAATTCTGCCTGCTGGTCTCGGCCGGCAACGTGGAAGACCTGCGCCGCATCGGCGAGTTCGTGATCGCCACCGTGCAGAACCTGCTCGGCGTGCCGCATCCCTCGCCGCATATCTGCCCGGTCAGCATCGGCATCAGCCGGGTCGATCCGCAGTCCGACTGGAACGACTGGTACGCCAATGCCGACGCCGCGCTGTACGAAGCCAAGCGTCTGGGAGGCAATCGCCTGTACTGGCACGACCTCGCCTCCGCACCCTACTGA
- a CDS encoding LysR family transcriptional regulator: MATRGSATPRFPYKSDRLKPLRAFCQTVRLGSVSRAAEALFVSQPAVTLQLQALERELGVVLLERSGRRLIPSREGQLLYEMAQPLVESLDRLEADFREKARGLDAGELNIAANSSTILYLLPKIVENFRARHPEVRLTLHNAISADGTELLREDAVDLAVGSMLDVPADLSYAPVYRFEQLLIAPRDHPLANKPKLTLDDLSPYPLILPPKRQVTYRLVDLVFQQARVPYTVALEVGGWEVIKQYVAMGMGISIVSSICVTEADRGKLATRALSDYFPSRSYGVVVRKGKYLSPQARAFIELIQPDLFTPRGYDESGPSER; encoded by the coding sequence ATGGCCACGCGCGGCTCCGCAACCCCGCGTTTTCCCTACAAATCCGACCGGCTGAAGCCGCTGCGCGCGTTCTGCCAGACGGTGCGCCTGGGCTCGGTCTCACGGGCCGCCGAGGCGCTGTTCGTCAGCCAGCCGGCGGTGACCCTGCAGTTGCAGGCGCTGGAGCGCGAATTGGGCGTGGTGCTGCTGGAGCGCAGCGGGCGCCGCCTGATCCCCAGCCGCGAGGGCCAGCTGCTGTACGAGATGGCGCAGCCGCTGGTGGAAAGCCTGGACCGGCTGGAAGCCGATTTCCGCGAGAAGGCGCGCGGACTGGATGCGGGCGAACTGAACATCGCCGCCAACAGCTCCACCATCCTGTACCTGCTGCCGAAGATCGTGGAGAACTTCCGCGCCCGCCATCCGGAGGTGCGCCTGACCCTGCACAACGCCATCAGCGCCGACGGCACCGAGCTGCTGCGCGAGGACGCGGTGGACCTGGCGGTGGGTTCGATGCTCGACGTGCCGGCCGACCTCAGCTATGCGCCGGTGTACCGCTTCGAGCAACTGCTGATCGCCCCGCGCGACCACCCGCTGGCGAACAAGCCCAAGCTCACCCTGGACGACCTGTCGCCGTACCCGCTGATCCTGCCGCCCAAGCGCCAGGTGACCTACCGCCTGGTCGACCTGGTGTTCCAGCAGGCGCGGGTGCCGTACACGGTGGCGCTGGAAGTGGGCGGCTGGGAGGTGATCAAGCAATACGTGGCGATGGGCATGGGCATCTCCATCGTCAGCTCGATCTGCGTCACCGAGGCCGACCGCGGCAAGCTGGCCACGCGCGCGCTGAGCGACTACTTCCCATCGCGCAGCTACGGCGTGGTGGTGCGCAAGGGCAAGTACCTGTCGCCGCAGGCGCGCGCCTTCATCGAACTGATCCAGCCGGACCTGTTCACCCCGCGCGGCTACGACGAGAGCGGACCGTCGGAGCGTTGA
- a CDS encoding cation:proton antiporter — MNPTTLLLVQLAVILVAARLCGMLLQRVGQSPVIGEMAAGLLLGPIAFGAWLPELHGALFARASLPPLSGLANIGVVLFMFIVGVELRAPEGTKAQVRSSTTVGLSGIALPLLLGLAASYWLFPRFAPHGIGFWPFALFIAAAMSVTAFPVLARILKDRNMTRTPAGRLALGAAVIDDATVWIFLAVVLTLTGGNAHGGVGFTAVGALVLIAVVFGVLRPAFARLLKPRASDGRYAPTALVWVLIGLLACAAAAEWIGLHAIFGAFLFGICLPREDRLLEHLAGRIEPLAITLLMPVLFAVAGQATSPSAFAGAGIAGFVLVIGVAVVGKLVGCTLGARLSGHDWRDSLTVGSLMNARGLMELVVIKIGLDSGVIGPDLFTLLFGMTLVTTFMASPMVAWFHRERHAAGSAGLGAGRSSR, encoded by the coding sequence ATGAATCCAACCACGCTGTTGCTGGTGCAGTTGGCGGTGATCCTGGTCGCGGCGCGCCTGTGCGGCATGCTGCTGCAACGCGTCGGCCAGTCGCCGGTGATCGGCGAGATGGCCGCCGGGCTGTTGCTGGGGCCGATCGCGTTCGGCGCGTGGCTGCCGGAGCTGCATGGCGCCCTGTTCGCCCGCGCGAGCCTGCCGCCGCTGTCCGGGCTGGCCAATATCGGCGTGGTGCTCTTCATGTTCATCGTGGGCGTGGAGCTGCGTGCGCCGGAAGGCACCAAGGCGCAGGTGCGTTCGTCGACGACGGTCGGCCTGTCCGGCATCGCGCTGCCCTTGCTGCTCGGCCTGGCGGCGTCGTACTGGCTGTTCCCGCGCTTCGCGCCGCACGGCATCGGCTTCTGGCCGTTCGCCCTGTTCATCGCCGCGGCGATGTCGGTCACCGCGTTCCCGGTGCTGGCGCGCATCCTCAAGGACCGCAACATGACCCGCACCCCCGCCGGGCGGCTGGCGCTTGGCGCGGCGGTGATCGACGATGCGACGGTGTGGATCTTCCTGGCGGTCGTGCTGACCCTGACCGGCGGCAACGCGCATGGCGGCGTCGGCTTCACCGCGGTCGGCGCGCTGGTCCTGATCGCCGTGGTGTTCGGCGTGCTGCGCCCCGCGTTCGCGCGCCTGCTGAAGCCACGCGCGAGCGATGGCCGCTATGCCCCGACCGCCCTGGTCTGGGTGCTGATCGGCTTGCTGGCCTGCGCGGCCGCGGCCGAATGGATCGGCCTGCACGCCATCTTCGGCGCGTTCCTGTTCGGCATCTGCCTGCCGCGCGAGGACCGCCTGCTGGAACATCTGGCCGGACGCATCGAGCCGCTGGCGATCACCCTGCTGATGCCGGTGCTGTTCGCGGTCGCCGGCCAGGCCACCAGCCCCAGCGCATTCGCCGGCGCGGGCATCGCCGGCTTCGTGCTGGTGATCGGCGTGGCGGTGGTCGGCAAGCTGGTCGGCTGCACGCTGGGCGCGCGCCTGAGCGGCCACGACTGGCGCGACAGCCTGACCGTGGGCTCGCTGATGAACGCACGCGGCCTGATGGAACTGGTGGTGATCAAGATCGGCCTGGACAGCGGCGTGATCGGCCCGGACCTGTTCACCCTGCTGTTCGGCATGACCCTGGTGACCACCTTCATGGCCTCGCCGATGGTGGCCTGGTTCCATCGCGAACGGCATGCCGCCGGCAGCGCCGGGCTGGGCGCGGGCCGGTCCAGTCGCTGA